From Candidatus Methylomirabilis sp.:
GACCGGCACGTTCCGGAAGACAAAGAGCAGGACGATGATGGCGGCCGTCCCGGTCAGGAGCAGGGGGCGCTGGTTGAAGGCCAGGATGTAGCCGATCCCGACGACCGTCCCGGGCACGGCGAACGTGAGCATGGAGGTCAGCTCCATGAGCTGCTGCCCGACGAACCGCCGCCGGACCACCAGGAAGGCGATGACCATCCCCAGGAGGCCCGTCACCGGGGTGGCGACCGTGGCCAGGAGGAGGGTGTCCCGGATGGAGGGCCAGCCCACCAGGTAGACGTCGGCGTAGTGCTTCAGCGTGAAGGTGTGATCGGCCCCCCACAGCACCACGAAGGAGCCGAAGAGGACCGTCCCGTAGAAGAGCAGGACGGACCCCGAGCAGAGGCAGCAGAGACCGAAGAGGACCCGCCGGCCGACCGGTCCGACGGTCGGGACGCGCCCGGCGGAGGGTTTCCCCGTCACGGTGACATAGGATTTGCGCCCGACCCAGTACTTCTGAAGGGCGAAGGCGAGCAGGGACGGGACGAGGAGGAGGACCGCCAGCGCAGTCCCGCCGGCGATGTCGTACATCCCGGTGATGTGCAGGTACGCCTGGACCGACAGGACGTGGAAGTTCCCCGAAAGGATGATCGGGTTGCCGAAATCGGCCAGCGACTCGATGAAGACGATCAGGAGCGAGCTGGCCAGCCCCGGGACGGCCAGGGGGAGCGTGACCGTTCGGAAGACCTGCCAGCGGGTGGCCCCCAGGTTGAGCGAGGCCTCCTCCAGCGCCGGGTCAATGGCCTGGAGGATCCCCAGCATGATCAGGAACGCCGTCGGGAAGTAGGCCAGCGTCTCCACCAGCAGAAGCCCTTTCAGGCCGTAGATCTCCGGGTCCCAGGCCCCGCGGAAGATGACCCGGGTGACGAAGCCGTTGTGGCCGAAGAGGAGGATCGTGGCCAGCGCGATGACGAACGGCGGCGAGATGATCGGGAAGGTGGCGATGACACGGAAGAGGCGGCGGCCGGGGATGTTGGTGCGGGCCACGGCGAAGGCGTACAGGAACCCGACGGCTGTCCCGACGATGGCCACCAGGACGCCCAGGAGGAGGCTGTTCAGGAGGGGGCGGCGGTTGAAGGGCTGGCTGAGGAGGTCGCGGTAGACCTGGAGGCCGTACCCCCCCTCGGTCCGGAGCGACATCTGGAAGACCTTGAAGAGGGGGAGCAGGACGAAGAGGACGAGGGCGGCCGTGACGGCGGCGATGATGGCCGCCACGAGCGGCTCCCGGAGCAGGCGGCGCAGGTCAGACACCCGTCCCCTTTCTAGCGGGTCCCGGAGGCGATGAGCGCCTCCGCTTCCATCACGAACCGTCCGCCGGATGCGAATTGTGACAGACGTTCCTGGACGTCTTTGCGGACGGCCTGCCGCACCTCCGCGGGAAGCGCTCGATAGGCTTGGCCCGACCGCCCCGCTCCCGCCTCAACGGGGCTCCAGTAGTCGTCGAACGACTCGTAGGCGATCTCTCGCGTTTCCCCGGTCACGCAGACCTCGTGTAAGCCCGCCTCGGCGAGCAATCGTCCGAGACGGTGCGGATCCCCGAGGGAGTAGGCCAGATGCAGGGCATCCCGCTGGGCGGGGAGGCAGCGGCTGAGGGTGCCCCCGAGGATGCTGAACATCGGCACCCGCTCCGGCTTGGACCAGACACAGACCGCAACCCGCCCACCGGGGCGGAGGACTCGGCGAAACTCCTCTACCCCCCGCACGACATCCGGGAGGTGCATCAGGCCAAGCTGGCAGATGACCGCATCGAAGCTCTTGTCCCGACAGGCCAGGGCCTGGCCGTCCATCGCGACGAGGGTAATGGGTCTGCCGGCAATCTTCGCCCTGGCAACTTCCAGCATCGGGAGGGCAATGTCGGCCCCGAGGACTCTCCCCGATGGGGCAACACAGGGAGCGGCGGCGAGCGCGGCCTCACCGGTTCCTGTGGCCACATCGAGGATGCGCTGGCCCGGAGCCACCCCCGCAGCCGTGAGGAGCGCCGGGACATACAACCGCGACCAGCGCCCTACGTGGCGGTCATAGGCCGACGCCCCGGGACCGAAGGTCACCGTCAGGGGCATCTCCTCCTGCGTTACTGGCCGATCTCCTGGCGCCACCGCTTGATGAGGCGGTCCTTGTCCTCGCCCGCCTTCACGGCGTCGAAGTCGATGAGTTTCACCTGGTCGGCCCGGACCGCCCCGGGCGCCACCGTGGCCTTCGGGTTCAGCGGGATCCGGAACCACTGCTGCATCAGGTTCTGGGCGCGAACCGAGAGGGCCCAGTCAATGAACTTCTTGGCTAGCTCCGGCTCCGGTCCCCCCTTGATGAGCGACATGGCCCCGATCTCGTAGCCGGTCCCCTCCTTCGGGAAGGTGATGACCACGGGGTAGCCCTTGGCCGAGCCCTTCGCGATGATGTCGTGCGAGAAGGAGATGGCCACCCCCACCTCGCCCAGCCCCGCCTGGGTCACGGGCGCCGAGCCGGACTTGTCGTAGTGGTGGATATTCGCGTTCAGCTTCTTCCAGTAGTCGAAGGCCTTGTCCTCCCCCCACATCTGGACGAGCGTCGCCAGGACCGTGAAGGAGGTTCCGGAGGTGTAGGGGAAGGCGATGGCGATCTGCTTCTGGTAGGCCGGGCGCAGCAGGTCTTCCCAGGAGGCGGGCGGCTCGGCATTGATCTTCTTCAGGATGTTGCTGTTGGAGCCGAACCCGATCGCCCCGAAGTAGTAGCCGACCCAGTGCCAGTCGGAATCGTGGCCGTTCGCCGGGAGGGTCCAGTCGATGTTCGGCTTGTAGGGAGCGAGCAGGCCGAACTTCTTTCCCGCGATGTGCTCCTGGGAGGGGCCTCCGAACCAGATGCTGGCCTGCGGGTTATTGCCCTCGGCGCGAACCCGCGCCAGGACCTCCCCTGCCGACATCCGGACCCACTCGACCTTGATGCCGGTGTCCTTCTCGAATTCCGGGATGTAGAGCTTGGTCTCGTTGGTGTCGAGGGCCGAGTACATGTGCAGGACGTTCGCCCCGAACGCCGGCCCTGCTGCGACGAGCAGGACGGCCACCGCGATCCACCCGATCCGCCGCATCATGCTCCTCCTTTTCAGCGCCATTCCGCCAAATGCCTTCCACGCCCCTAGACCCCGCAGACCTCCTTCAGATACCGCCGGCTGAGCCGGGCCGACTCCAGCGCTGTCCGGGGCGTGGTGTCCTGCTCCACGATGACCCAGCCGCCGTACTGGCTCCCCTCGAGGTGCGCGAAGAGGCCCCGGATGTCGAGGCTTCCCCGACCGAGCTCGGTAAACGGGTACTGCCGCAGGGCGTCCAGCCACCCGAGCCGCTCCCGCCGGATCCGCGCCAGCGCCGCCGCGTCCACGTCCTTGACGTGCACGTACCGGAGCCGCTCCCGGTGGGCCCGGAAGGTCTCCAGGACGTCCGCCCCGCCGTAGGCCAGGTGGCCCGCGTCCAGACAGAGCCCGACCTTGATCGGATCGGTCAGCCGGCAGAGCGTGTCCAGCTCGGCCCGGGTCTCGACGAACGAGCCGGCGTGGTTGTGCAGGACGAGGCCCACGGTGAGTGGGCGGA
This genomic window contains:
- a CDS encoding iron ABC transporter permease, with protein sequence MSDLRRLLREPLVAAIIAAVTAALVLFVLLPLFKVFQMSLRTEGGYGLQVYRDLLSQPFNRRPLLNSLLLGVLVAIVGTAVGFLYAFAVARTNIPGRRLFRVIATFPIISPPFVIALATILLFGHNGFVTRVIFRGAWDPEIYGLKGLLLVETLAYFPTAFLIMLGILQAIDPALEEASLNLGATRWQVFRTVTLPLAVPGLASSLLIVFIESLADFGNPIILSGNFHVLSVQAYLHITGMYDIAGGTALAVLLLVPSLLAFALQKYWVGRKSYVTVTGKPSAGRVPTVGPVGRRVLFGLCCLCSGSVLLFYGTVLFGSFVVLWGADHTFTLKHYADVYLVGWPSIRDTLLLATVATPVTGLLGMVIAFLVVRRRFVGQQLMELTSMLTFAVPGTVVGIGYILAFNQRPLLLTGTAAIIVLLFVFRNVPV
- a CDS encoding methyltransferase domain-containing protein, translating into MPLTVTFGPGASAYDRHVGRWSRLYVPALLTAAGVAPGQRILDVATGTGEAALAAAPCVAPSGRVLGADIALPMLEVARAKIAGRPITLVAMDGQALACRDKSFDAVICQLGLMHLPDVVRGVEEFRRVLRPGGRVAVCVWSKPERVPMFSILGGTLSRCLPAQRDALHLAYSLGDPHRLGRLLAEAGLHEVCVTGETREIAYESFDDYWSPVEAGAGRSGQAYRALPAEVRQAVRKDVQERLSQFASGGRFVMEAEALIASGTR
- a CDS encoding ABC transporter substrate-binding protein, whose translation is MRRIGWIAVAVLLVAAGPAFGANVLHMYSALDTNETKLYIPEFEKDTGIKVEWVRMSAGEVLARVRAEGNNPQASIWFGGPSQEHIAGKKFGLLAPYKPNIDWTLPANGHDSDWHWVGYYFGAIGFGSNSNILKKINAEPPASWEDLLRPAYQKQIAIAFPYTSGTSFTVLATLVQMWGEDKAFDYWKKLNANIHHYDKSGSAPVTQAGLGEVGVAISFSHDIIAKGSAKGYPVVITFPKEGTGYEIGAMSLIKGGPEPELAKKFIDWALSVRAQNLMQQWFRIPLNPKATVAPGAVRADQVKLIDFDAVKAGEDKDRLIKRWRQEIGQ
- a CDS encoding sugar phosphate isomerase/epimerase translates to KVMPAAGLLSAMGVEELIVALQGTPERMAMAGRVPADGSAGLSEREWATVADGLHRIAEALRPLTVGLVLHNHAGSFVETRAELDTLCRLTDPIKVGLCLDAGHLAYGGADVLETFRAHRERLRYVHVKDVDAAALARIRRERLGWLDALRQYPFTELGRGSLDIRGLFAHLEGSQYGGWVIVEQDTTPRTALESARLSRRYLKEVCGV